In the genome of Neisseria animaloris, one region contains:
- a CDS encoding ParB/RepB/Spo0J family partition protein, which yields MAKPKGGLGRGLDSLISNNIDDGGNDRLTTVAVSDIQPGRYQPRVQMDDEALQELAESIKAQGVIQPVIVRERGLSQYELIAGERRWRASQLAGLTEIPVVIKSISDEAALAMGLIENIQRENLNPIEEAQGLKRLVDEFGLTHETVAKAVGRSRSSVSNSLRLLGLPEPVQDMLYQRRLEMGHARALLTLPVVEQLELAQKAVKNGWSVREVERRSQVLQQGKKAEAPKTIHPDIRRLNDAITEKLGVNAEVQTVNQKKGKIVLYFDNPETLDNLLKQFGIEYGG from the coding sequence ATGGCAAAACCCAAAGGCGGCTTGGGCCGCGGCTTAGATTCTCTGATTTCCAATAATATAGACGACGGCGGCAACGACCGCCTGACTACGGTAGCCGTGTCCGACATCCAACCGGGCCGCTATCAACCGCGTGTGCAGATGGACGATGAGGCTTTGCAAGAACTGGCGGAGTCGATTAAAGCGCAAGGCGTTATCCAGCCGGTAATCGTGCGGGAACGCGGATTGTCCCAATACGAGCTGATTGCGGGCGAACGCCGTTGGCGGGCAAGCCAGTTGGCAGGGTTGACGGAAATTCCGGTGGTCATCAAAAGTATCAGCGATGAAGCGGCGCTCGCAATGGGTTTGATTGAAAACATCCAACGTGAAAACCTCAATCCGATTGAGGAGGCACAAGGTTTGAAACGGTTGGTCGATGAATTCGGACTTACCCATGAAACCGTTGCCAAAGCGGTAGGACGCAGCCGCAGCAGCGTTTCAAACAGTCTGCGTTTGTTGGGGTTGCCCGAACCTGTGCAGGATATGCTTTATCAGCGCCGCTTGGAAATGGGACATGCCCGGGCATTACTGACATTACCTGTGGTCGAACAATTGGAATTAGCACAAAAGGCAGTAAAAAATGGTTGGTCGGTGCGCGAAGTGGAGCGTCGCAGTCAAGTACTCCAGCAAGGCAAAAAAGCAGAAGCACCTAAAACCATCCATCCCGATATCCGCCGTCTTAATGATGCGATTACCGAGAAACTCGGTGTAAATGCAGAAGTACAAACAGTTAACCAAAAAAAAGGCAAAATTGTTTTGTATTTTGATAATCCCGAAACATTGGATAATTTGTTAAAGCAATTCGGTATCGAATACGGGGGGTAA
- a CDS encoding ATP synthase subunit I: MNKILYIQLSALSVTSVICTLVSGIKGFLSSWAGGLCYLLPSAVAVLLLSFLKRYPQVAAKAFLFVESLKVVLSLVLMLIVFYFWHASLTFIPFLAGLFAVSHLVFLALLRVRNYGR; this comes from the coding sequence ATGAATAAGATTCTGTATATACAGTTAAGTGCGTTATCAGTCACATCCGTTATATGTACGCTTGTAAGTGGAATAAAAGGCTTTTTATCTTCATGGGCCGGCGGCTTATGTTATTTATTGCCTTCTGCAGTTGCAGTATTACTTTTAAGTTTTCTAAAGCGTTACCCGCAAGTAGCCGCAAAGGCTTTTTTGTTTGTAGAGAGCTTAAAAGTAGTGCTGTCGCTGGTGTTGATGCTGATAGTATTTTATTTTTGGCATGCGTCACTAACATTTATTCCCTTCTTGGCGGGGTTATTTGCTGTCAGCCATCTGGTTTTTTTAGCATTGTTGAGAGTTAGAAATTATGGCAGGTGA
- the atpB gene encoding F0F1 ATP synthase subunit A, translating into MAGESMTAADYIKHHLQSLTSLQDVTQGQGLKNIADFSFINLDAIFFAIVMGILGSFFLWRAAKKATPGVPGRFQAAVEILFEFVDDMCKNIVHNEKSRKFVAPLGLTLFVWIFLMNAMDLLPVDLLPLTWQAATGEHHALLRVVPTADLNTTLALALGVLLICIFYNIKIKGFGGWMHELFSAPFGVKLAPANFILNIVEFISKTISHGMRLFGNMYAGELVFLLIALLGGAWAVSGSVGVLDPVMFVFHILAGLVWAIFHILVITLQAFIFMALTFVYIGQAHDAH; encoded by the coding sequence ATGGCAGGTGAATCAATGACTGCTGCAGACTATATCAAGCACCACTTGCAAAGCTTGACGAGTTTGCAGGATGTAACCCAAGGGCAGGGTTTGAAAAATATTGCCGACTTTTCATTTATCAACCTTGACGCTATATTTTTTGCTATCGTAATGGGCATTTTGGGTAGCTTCTTCTTATGGCGTGCTGCAAAAAAGGCCACTCCGGGTGTTCCCGGTCGTTTTCAGGCCGCAGTAGAAATTTTGTTCGAGTTTGTGGACGATATGTGTAAAAACATCGTTCACAACGAGAAATCCCGTAAATTTGTCGCTCCTTTGGGTTTGACGCTCTTTGTATGGATTTTCTTAATGAACGCGATGGACTTGTTGCCGGTTGACCTGTTGCCTTTGACTTGGCAGGCTGCGACAGGTGAGCATCATGCGCTGCTTCGCGTTGTTCCTACTGCAGACTTAAATACTACGTTGGCTTTAGCTCTCGGAGTTTTATTGATCTGTATTTTCTACAATATCAAAATCAAAGGTTTTGGCGGTTGGATGCATGAATTATTCAGTGCTCCTTTTGGTGTGAAACTTGCACCTGCCAATTTTATTTTAAATATTGTAGAGTTCATATCCAAAACCATCTCTCACGGTATGCGGTTATTCGGCAATATGTATGCCGGTGAGTTGGTGTTCTTACTTATCGCCCTGTTAGGTGGCGCATGGGCTGTATCTGGCAGCGTAGGCGTGCTCGATCCGGTTATGTTTGTATTCCACATACTCGCCGGTTTGGTTTGGGCCATTTTCCATATCTTGGTTATTACCTTGCAAGCTTTCATTTTTATGGCTTTGACCTTTGTTTATATCGGTCAAGCACATGATGCACACTAG
- the atpE gene encoding F0F1 ATP synthase subunit C, producing MGLIAIACGLIVALGALGASIGIAMVGSKYLESSARQPELIGPLQTKLFLIAGLIDAAFLIGVAIALLFAFVNPFAG from the coding sequence ATGGGTTTGATTGCTATCGCATGTGGTTTGATCGTGGCTTTGGGCGCTTTGGGTGCTTCTATCGGTATTGCTATGGTAGGTTCCAAGTATTTGGAGTCTTCTGCCCGTCAACCTGAGTTAATTGGCCCGCTGCAAACCAAACTGTTCCTGATTGCCGGCTTGATTGATGCCGCCTTCTTGATCGGTGTGGCTATTGCACTGCTGTTCGCCTTCGTTAACCCGTTTGCAGGCTAA
- a CDS encoding F0F1 ATP synthase subunit B, with product MNINATLFAQLIVFFGLVWFTMRFVWPPIAKALDERADKIAEGLAAAERGKSDFEQAEKKVAELLAEGRNQVAEIVANAEKRAAKIVEEAKTQASTEAARITAQAKADVEQEANRAREALREQVAALAVKGAESILRSEVNAEKHAQMLSALKQEL from the coding sequence GTGAATATTAATGCAACCTTATTTGCGCAGTTAATCGTCTTTTTCGGTTTGGTATGGTTTACCATGAGATTTGTGTGGCCACCGATCGCAAAAGCATTGGATGAGCGCGCCGACAAAATCGCAGAAGGTTTGGCTGCCGCCGAACGGGGTAAAAGCGATTTTGAACAGGCAGAAAAGAAAGTTGCAGAACTCTTGGCCGAAGGTCGGAACCAAGTTGCTGAAATAGTAGCTAATGCCGAAAAACGTGCAGCTAAAATCGTAGAGGAAGCTAAAACACAAGCCTCAACAGAAGCTGCCCGCATTACAGCGCAGGCCAAAGCCGATGTCGAGCAAGAAGCTAACCGTGCGCGCGAAGCTTTGCGCGAACAAGTAGCTGCATTGGCAGTAAAAGGTGCCGAGTCAATTTTGCGTAGTGAAGTCAATGCTGAGAAGCATGCGCAAATGCTTAGTGCTTTAAAACAGGAGCTGTGA
- a CDS encoding F0F1 ATP synthase subunit delta, with translation MAEFATIARPYAKALFGLAQEKNQIESWLGGLKELSSVVQQVKIAALIEQPEKSAFDKAEVLVGLVELNDASLKNFVHVLAEQKRLQLLPEVYAQFQDLSLTLNHTKRAVIYSAYELTDAQLKDLVAELQERFGTSLEITTEVDPELIGGIKVEMGDQVLDLSLQGKLNALYAAMIN, from the coding sequence ATGGCTGAGTTCGCAACAATTGCCAGACCGTATGCAAAAGCATTATTTGGCCTGGCTCAAGAGAAAAATCAAATTGAGTCTTGGTTGGGCGGACTGAAAGAGCTGTCATCCGTTGTACAGCAGGTGAAGATTGCTGCATTGATTGAACAGCCCGAAAAAAGTGCTTTTGATAAAGCAGAAGTTTTGGTTGGATTGGTTGAGTTGAACGATGCGAGTTTGAAAAATTTCGTACATGTTTTGGCTGAACAAAAACGCTTGCAGCTTTTGCCTGAAGTTTATGCACAATTTCAAGATTTAAGTCTGACACTAAATCACACAAAACGAGCTGTTATTTATAGTGCTTATGAATTAACAGATGCTCAATTGAAGGATCTGGTTGCAGAGCTTCAAGAGCGATTTGGTACAAGTTTGGAAATTACTACCGAAGTTGATCCTGAGTTGATAGGCGGTATAAAAGTTGAAATGGGTGATCAGGTGTTAGATTTGTCGTTACAAGGTAAATTGAATGCCTTGTACGCGGCTATGATAAATTAG
- the atpA gene encoding F0F1 ATP synthase subunit alpha: protein MQLNPAEISDLIKAKIENLSVNTEVRNRGTVISVTDGIVRIHGLSDVMQGEMLEFPGNTFGLAMNLERDSVGAVVLGEYEHIKEGDTVTCTGRILEVPIGRELVGRVVDALGRPIDGKGPINTTLSAPIEKIAPGVIARQSVDQPMQTGLKSIDSMVPIGRGQRELIIGDRQTGKTAVALDAIVNQKGTGVICIYVAVGQKASSIANVVRKLEEHGAMEHTIVVAATASEAAALQFIAPYAGCTMGEFFRDRGEDALIVYDDLSKQAVAYRQISLLLRRPPGREAYPGDVFYLHSRLLERAARINVDEVEKLTNGQVKGKTGSLTALPIIETQAGDVSAFVPTNVISITDGQIFLETDLFNSGIRPAINAGISVSRVGGAAQTKVIKKLGGGIRLALAQYRELAAFSQFASDLDEATRKQLEHGEVVTELMKQKQFSTLSTAEMALTLWAINNGSYEDVPVAKALAFEAEFLNHVRTQHPDVLDAINASGAMSDENEQILAQAMKSFKSSYSYQA from the coding sequence ATGCAGCTTAATCCTGCTGAAATTAGCGATTTGATTAAAGCTAAAATCGAAAATCTGTCTGTAAACACAGAGGTTCGTAACCGCGGAACCGTAATTTCTGTAACTGACGGAATCGTTCGTATTCACGGCTTGTCAGACGTTATGCAAGGTGAAATGCTTGAATTCCCCGGCAATACTTTCGGTTTGGCCATGAACTTGGAGCGTGACTCTGTTGGTGCCGTAGTGCTGGGTGAATATGAGCACATTAAAGAAGGCGATACCGTTACTTGTACCGGGCGCATTTTGGAAGTTCCTATTGGTCGTGAGCTGGTAGGTCGAGTAGTAGATGCTTTAGGCCGTCCTATTGACGGTAAAGGGCCAATTAATACAACCTTATCCGCTCCAATTGAAAAGATTGCTCCTGGTGTGATTGCCCGTCAATCAGTTGACCAGCCGATGCAAACGGGCTTGAAGTCCATTGACTCAATGGTTCCGATTGGCCGTGGACAACGTGAATTAATCATTGGCGACCGTCAAACCGGAAAAACAGCCGTTGCTTTGGATGCGATTGTTAACCAAAAAGGCACTGGTGTTATCTGTATTTATGTTGCTGTTGGTCAAAAGGCATCTTCTATTGCGAACGTCGTGCGCAAATTGGAAGAGCATGGTGCAATGGAACATACTATCGTTGTTGCCGCCACAGCTTCTGAAGCGGCAGCATTGCAGTTTATTGCTCCATATGCGGGCTGCACTATGGGCGAATTCTTCCGTGATCGTGGCGAAGATGCTTTGATTGTTTATGATGACTTGTCTAAACAGGCGGTGGCCTATCGTCAGATTTCTTTGCTGTTGCGCCGCCCTCCCGGTCGGGAAGCATATCCTGGTGATGTATTCTATTTGCATTCCCGTTTGCTGGAACGAGCTGCACGTATCAATGTGGACGAAGTTGAAAAACTAACCAACGGCCAAGTGAAAGGTAAGACAGGTTCTTTAACTGCATTGCCTATCATCGAAACACAAGCCGGTGACGTATCTGCATTCGTGCCGACCAACGTAATTTCTATTACAGACGGCCAGATCTTTTTGGAAACTGACTTGTTTAACTCTGGTATCCGTCCAGCGATCAATGCCGGTATTTCAGTATCCCGTGTAGGTGGTGCCGCTCAAACTAAAGTTATTAAGAAGTTAGGTGGTGGTATTCGTTTGGCACTGGCCCAATATCGTGAGTTGGCAGCATTTTCGCAATTTGCTTCCGATTTGGATGAAGCTACCCGTAAGCAGTTGGAACACGGTGAGGTGGTAACTGAATTGATGAAGCAAAAACAATTCAGTACTTTGAGTACGGCGGAAATGGCTTTAACGCTTTGGGCCATCAATAACGGTTCTTACGAAGATGTTCCCGTAGCTAAAGCATTGGCGTTTGAAGCTGAGTTTTTAAACCATGTACGCACCCAACATCCGGATGTATTAGATGCCATCAATGCTTCTGGGGCAATGTCTGACGAGAATGAACAGATATTGGCTCAAGCCATGAAATCCTTTAAATCTTCTTATAGCTATCAGGCTTAA
- the atpG gene encoding F0F1 ATP synthase subunit gamma — protein sequence MAVGKEILTKIRSVQNTQKITKAMQMVSTSKMRKTQERMRLARPYAEKVRLVMSHLAQTHSDHGIKLLEPHRTMQRAGFILITTDKGLCGGLNANVLKKFLAQVQEYQEQGVAIDVVCLGSKGLAACQRIGLNVIASVTNLGDTPKMERLLGALTEIFQRYEKHQLDAIHLVYSGFINTMRQEPRMETLLPIGQNTMEGVSESKDYSWDYRYEPSPATVLEYLVRRYLESVVYQALSDNMASEQAARMVAMKAATDNAGNAIKELRLVYNKSRQAAITTELSEIVAGAAAV from the coding sequence ATGGCAGTAGGAAAAGAGATTCTCACCAAAATCCGAAGTGTTCAAAATACCCAAAAGATCACTAAAGCGATGCAGATGGTGTCAACCTCTAAAATGCGGAAGACTCAAGAGCGGATGCGATTGGCGCGTCCGTATGCCGAAAAAGTACGGTTGGTTATGAGCCATTTGGCGCAAACCCATTCTGATCACGGTATCAAATTATTGGAACCACACCGCACGATGCAACGTGCCGGATTCATTCTGATTACTACCGATAAAGGTTTGTGCGGCGGCTTAAATGCTAATGTGCTGAAGAAGTTTTTGGCTCAAGTTCAAGAGTATCAGGAACAAGGTGTTGCAATTGATGTTGTATGCTTAGGTAGCAAGGGTTTGGCTGCTTGTCAACGTATCGGATTAAATGTTATTGCCAGTGTAACCAATTTGGGCGATACCCCTAAAATGGAAAGATTACTGGGGGCGTTAACCGAGATTTTCCAACGCTATGAAAAACATCAATTAGATGCCATCCATTTGGTTTATTCAGGGTTTATCAATACGATGCGTCAAGAGCCGCGTATGGAAACCTTGTTGCCTATCGGGCAAAACACGATGGAAGGTGTTAGCGAGAGTAAAGATTACAGTTGGGATTACCGCTACGAACCGAGTCCTGCTACTGTTTTGGAATACTTAGTCCGCCGCTATTTAGAGTCTGTGGTTTATCAAGCATTAAGTGACAATATGGCATCTGAGCAAGCCGCACGTATGGTAGCAATGAAAGCTGCAACCGATAATGCGGGTAATGCCATTAAAGAGTTGCGTTTGGTGTACAACAAATCGCGCCAAGCTGCTATTACTACAGAATTGTCAGAAATTGTTGCAGGTGCTGCGGCCGTTTAA
- the atpD gene encoding F0F1 ATP synthase subunit beta translates to MSQGKIVQIIGAVVDVEFPRDAIPHVYDALKLVDHDLTLEVQQLLGDGVVRTIAMGSSDGLKRGMAVTNTGSPITVPVGKATLGRIMDVLGNPVDEAGPVEAEETRAIHQSAPKFDELSSATELLETGIKVIDLLCPFAKGGKVGLFGGAGVGKTVNMMELINNIAKAHSGLSVFAGVGERTREGNDFYHEMKDSNVLDKVAMVYGQMNEPPGNRLRVALTGLTMAEYFRDEKDENGKGRDVLFFVDNIYRYTLAGTEVSALLGRMPSAVGYQPTLAEEMGRLQERITSTQTGSITSIQAVYVPADDLTDPSPATTFAHLDATVVLSRDIASLGIYPAVDPLDSTSRQLDPMVLGQEHYDVARGVQSTLQKYKELRDIIAILGMDELSDEDKMTVMRARKIQRFLSQPFHVAEVFTGSPGKYVSLRDTIAGFKAILNGEYDHLPEQAFYMVGGIEEAVEKAKAVN, encoded by the coding sequence ATGAGCCAAGGCAAAATCGTACAAATCATCGGTGCGGTAGTTGACGTGGAATTCCCACGTGATGCAATTCCGCATGTATACGATGCTTTGAAATTAGTCGATCACGATCTCACTTTAGAAGTTCAGCAACTTTTGGGTGATGGTGTTGTTCGTACTATTGCAATGGGTAGTTCAGACGGCCTGAAACGCGGAATGGCCGTAACTAACACCGGATCGCCTATTACCGTGCCAGTGGGTAAAGCCACGTTGGGACGTATTATGGACGTATTGGGCAACCCTGTGGACGAAGCCGGTCCCGTTGAAGCCGAAGAAACCCGAGCGATCCACCAGTCAGCCCCTAAATTTGATGAGTTGTCTAGTGCCACCGAGTTGTTAGAAACCGGTATTAAAGTGATTGATCTGCTGTGCCCGTTTGCAAAAGGCGGTAAAGTAGGTTTATTCGGTGGTGCCGGTGTAGGCAAGACTGTAAATATGATGGAGTTGATTAACAACATCGCGAAGGCACATAGCGGTTTGTCTGTGTTTGCCGGTGTAGGTGAGCGAACCCGTGAAGGTAACGACTTCTATCATGAAATGAAAGACTCCAACGTTTTGGATAAAGTAGCCATGGTTTACGGCCAAATGAATGAACCTCCGGGTAACCGTTTACGTGTTGCTTTAACAGGTTTGACGATGGCCGAATATTTCCGTGACGAAAAAGACGAGAACGGTAAAGGTCGTGACGTATTATTCTTTGTAGATAATATCTACCGTTACACTCTGGCCGGTACCGAAGTATCTGCATTGTTGGGACGGATGCCTTCTGCAGTAGGTTATCAACCTACATTGGCCGAAGAAATGGGCCGTCTGCAAGAGCGTATTACTTCTACTCAAACAGGTTCCATTACTTCTATCCAAGCGGTTTACGTACCTGCGGATGACTTGACCGACCCGTCACCGGCGACTACTTTTGCCCACTTGGATGCGACCGTGGTGTTAAGCCGTGATATTGCTTCCTTGGGTATTTATCCTGCAGTGGATCCGTTGGACTCTACTTCACGTCAGTTGGATCCGATGGTTTTGGGTCAAGAGCATTACGATGTGGCCCGTGGTGTACAATCCACTCTGCAAAAATATAAAGAATTACGCGATATCATTGCAATTCTGGGTATGGATGAACTGTCTGATGAAGACAAAATGACCGTGATGCGTGCACGTAAGATTCAACGTTTCCTGTCTCAGCCATTCCATGTTGCGGAAGTATTTACCGGTTCTCCAGGTAAATATGTTTCATTGCGCGATACGATTGCCGGCTTTAAGGCAATTTTGAATGGTGAATATGACCATCTGCCGGAGCAAGCTTTCTATATGGTTGGTGGTATCGAAGAGGCCGTAGAGAAAGCGAAAGCTGTAAACTAA
- a CDS encoding F0F1 ATP synthase subunit epsilon yields MNIMQVEVVSNEQHIYSGEATFVVVPTVTGELGIYPRHEPIMSLVRPGTLRLTSPGQAEEILVAVSGGLLEVQPDKLTVLADVAVRSSEMDQARAEEAKKAAEARISQAQDDEALAKAHAALAAAIAQLKTLDYIRAQKNK; encoded by the coding sequence ATGAACATCATGCAAGTTGAAGTGGTAAGTAACGAGCAACATATCTATTCAGGAGAGGCAACGTTTGTTGTAGTGCCTACTGTAACCGGAGAGCTTGGTATTTATCCGCGACATGAACCGATCATGAGTTTAGTTCGTCCGGGTACTTTGCGTTTGACAAGTCCCGGGCAGGCTGAGGAAATATTAGTTGCCGTTTCCGGCGGTCTTTTGGAAGTGCAGCCTGATAAATTGACGGTATTGGCAGATGTTGCCGTCCGCAGCAGTGAAATGGATCAGGCGCGTGCGGAAGAGGCTAAAAAAGCGGCAGAGGCCCGTATTTCTCAAGCTCAAGACGATGAAGCTTTGGCTAAAGCACATGCGGCGTTGGCTGCTGCGATTGCCCAACTCAAAACCCTGGATTATATTCGTGCACAAAAGAACAAATAA